One part of the Solanum dulcamara chromosome 3, daSolDulc1.2, whole genome shotgun sequence genome encodes these proteins:
- the LOC129882680 gene encoding putative kinase-like protein TMKL1 — MALHRVLLSLYIVFFIAFTSWPDGFTSSSATASDVQLLLQNIKPSLQGNTDNLLLSSWNTSVPLCQWRGLKWVFTNGTSLLCSDLSSPQWTSLSLYRNPSLHLVSLQLPSANLSGTLPRELGELSTLQSLYLGVNALHGTIPLELGYSSSLSDIELSGNALSGTLPTSIWNLCDRMVSLKIHGNSLSGSLPNPALPDATCKKLQFLDFGQNMFSGDFPLFITRFNGLKELDLGDNNFSGSVPETLAALKLEKLNLSHNNFSGVLPNFGESKFGMDVFEGNNPTLCGHPLGPCSGSSGLSPGAIAGIVIGLMTALVVVASLLIGYFQGKKKKHGDEEEEEFEEVEDEEAGCGEGKLILFQGGEHLTLEDVLNATGQVMEKTSYGTIYKAKLADGGTIALRLLREGSCKDGSTCLIVIRQLGRVRHENLIPLRAFYQGKRGEKLLIYDYLPNRNLHELLHESRVGKPVLNWARRHKIALGIARGLAHLHGLETPITHGNVRSKNVLVDEFFVARLTEFGLDKIMIPAVADEIVSVAKAEGYKAPELQRMKKCNSRSDVYAFGILLLEILLGKKPGKNGRNGDNVDLPALVKVAVLEETTMEVFDMELLKGIRNPMEEGLVQALRLAMGCCAPVATVRPSMDEVVRQLEENRPRNRSALYSPAETRSGSGTPF, encoded by the exons ATGGCACTTCATAGGGTTCTTCTCTCCTTGTACATAGTCTTTTTCATAGCCTTCACTAGCTGGCCTGATGGCTTCACTTCTTCTTCTGCTACTGCATCTGATGTTCAGCTTCTGTTGCAGAACATTAAACCCTCACTTCAGGGCAACACTGATAATTTGTTGCTATCTTCATGGAATACTTCAGTTCCTCTCTGTCAATGGCGAGGTCTCAAATGGGTTTTCACAAATGGCACTTCTTTGCTTTGTAGTGACCTCTCTTCACCTCAATGGACAAGTCTTTCTCTTTACAGGAACCCATCTTTGCATCTTGTGTCTCTACAGTTGCCATCAGCTAATCTCTCTGGAACACTCCCCAGGGAGCTTGGTGAGCTTTCTACACTACAAAGTCTCTATCTTGGTGTGAATGCACTACATGGGACCATCCCTCTTGAACTTGGCTACAGCTCTTCTCTTTCTGatattgagttgagtggcaATGCCCTTAGTGGGACACTTCCAACTTCAATATGGAATCTATGTGACAGGATGGTTTCTCTCAAGATTCATGGTAATTCTTTGTCCGGTTCTCTTCCTAACCCTGCATTGCCTGATGCTACTTGCAAAAAATTGCAGTTTCTTGATTTTGGGCAAAACATGTTTTCTGGGGATTTTCCATTGTTCATAACTAGGTTTAATGGTCTTAAAGAGCTTGATTTGGGGGATAACAATTTTTCTGGCTCTGTCCCTGAGACATTAGCTGCACTAAAGCTGGAAAAATTGAATCTCTCACACAATAATTTTAGTGGGGTGTTGCCAAATTTTGGGGAATCGAAGTTTGGAATGGATGTCTTTGAGGGAAATAATCCTACTCTTTGTGGACATCCTTTGGGGCCTTGTAGTGGAAGCTCTGGCTTGAGTCCTGGTGCAATTGCTGGTATTGTTATTGGTCTGATGACTGCATTAGTGGTTGTGGCATCACTATTGATTGGATATTTTCAAGGTAAAAAGAAGAAACATGGCgatgaagaagaggaggaatTCGAGGAAGTTGAGGATGAGGAAGCTGGTTGTGGTGAGGGGAAGCTCATCTTGTTTCAGGGAGGTGAGCATCTGACTCTGGAGGATGTGCTGAATGCAACGGGGCAAGTCATGGAGAAGACTAGTTATGGGACTATTTATAAGGCAAAATTAGCTGATGGTGGAACCATAGCTTTGAGGTTGTTGAGAGAAGGCAGTTGTAAGGATGGAAGTACATGTTTAATTGTGATTAGACAGCTGGGAAGAGTTCGACACGAGAATTTAATTCCTTTGAGAGCCTTCTATCAAGGGAAGAGAGGAGAGAAGCTTCTCATTTATGATTATCTCCCAAACAGAAATCTTCATGAACTTTTACATG AATCAAGAGTTGGGAAGCCGGTGTTGAATTGGGCTAGAAGACACAAAATAGCATTGGGCATAGCCAGAGGACTAGCACACCTTCATGGTCTAGAAACACCCATTACCCACGGGAATGTTAGGTCAAAGAATGTTCTTGTCGATGAATTCTTTGTTGCCAGGCTTACTGAATTCGGACTTGACAAAATAATGATCCCAGCTGTAGCTGATGAAATTGTATCAGTTGCAAAAGCTGAAGGTTACAAGGCACCAGAGCTGCAAAGGATGAAGAAGTGCAATTCGAGAagtgatgtttatgcttttggTATCCTACTGCTGGAGATTCTTCTAGGAAAGAAACCTGGAAAGAATGGTAGAAATGGGGACAATGTTGATTTGCCTGCACTAGTTAAAGTGGCAGTTCTAGAAGAAACGACAATGGAGGTATTTGACATGGAGCTTTTGAAGGGAATTAGGAATCCAATGGAAGAAGGTTTGGTACAGGCTCTGAGACTTGCAATGGGTTGTTGTGCTCCTGTTGCTACTGTTAGACCGTCGATGGATGAAGTAGTAAGGCAGTTAGAAGAGAACAGACCTAGAAACCGGTCTGCTTTGTACAGCCCTGCTGAAACTAGGAGTGGAAGTGGTACTCCCTTTTAA